The proteins below are encoded in one region of Oncorhynchus tshawytscha isolate Ot180627B linkage group LG04, Otsh_v2.0, whole genome shotgun sequence:
- the LOC112249128 gene encoding haptoglobin: MWSSLAVLLAASCVCLAQVKIKTKTKSIDEISDDSDLRFRRMIRGSLAPHVPWQAMVYLSKSVMNGGFAGGALISDRWVLTAGRNLFVRKSRQDTQGKEPIIPKVYLGITRQSQADNSKEVAVEKVVLHPGFQNVSDWDNDLALIQLKEPFTLSEAVMPIPLPERGEDLAEAAQEKGIITGWGWGVLFTPTESLKHLVLPVASHSSCKAEYNPGGQVLSSTPTVDDNMFCTGANKYQENVCFGDAGGALAVQDPKDGRVYAAGILSFDKTCAVEKYAVYMKLSAYMPWINSVLRGDSETSASLRSSVMSEMYSRQL; encoded by the exons GTCATCCCTGGCAGTGCTCCTCGCggcctcctgtgtctgtctggcaCAGGTCAAAATCAAAACCAAAACCAAATCAATTGATGAGATCTCAGACGATTCAG ACCTGCGCTTCAGGCGTATGATTAGGGGCAGCCTGGCCCCTCATGTCCCCTGGCAGGCCATGGTCTACCTGAGTAAAAGCGTCATGAACGGGGGCTTCGCTGGGGGAGCTCTAATCTCTGACCGCTGGGTCCTGACCGCTGGCAGGAACTTGTTTGTCAGGAAGAGTAGACAGGACACCCAGGGGAAAGAACCAATCATCCCCAAGGTGTACTTAGGCATCACGCGACAATCCCAAGCCGATAACTCCAAAGAAGTTGCTGTAGAAAAG GTGGTTCTGCACCCAGGCTTCCAGAACGTGTCAGACTGGGACAACGACCTGGCTCTGATTCAGCTGAAGGAGCCATTCACCCTGAGCGAGGCTGTGATGCCCATCCCTCTGCCTGAGAGGGGTGAGGACCTGGCTGAGGCAGCCCAGGAGAAAGGCATCATCACAGGCTGGGGTTGGGGGGTCCTCTTCACCCCCACTGAGTCACTGAAACACCTGGTATTGCCTGTGGCATCGCATAGCTCCTGTAAGGCAGAGTACAACCCTGGTGGCCAAGTGCTGAGCAGCACTCCAACCGTAGATGACAACATGTTCTGTACTGGAGCCAACAAGTACCAGGAgaatgtgtgctttggggacgcAGGCGGTGCCCTGGCAGTCCAGGACCCCAAAGACGGCAGAGTGTATGCTGCAGGGATCCTGTCCTTCGATAAGACCTGTGCCGTGGAGAAATACGCTGTCTACATGAAGCTCTCTGCCTACATGCCTTGGATCAACAGTGTCCTCAGGGGCGACAGTGAGACATCAGCCAGTCTCCGCTCCAGTGTAATGTCTGAGATGTATTCGAGACAGTTGTAG